A single Curtobacterium sp. MCSS17_015 DNA region contains:
- a CDS encoding glycosyltransferase family 2 protein, with product MDVSVVIIDWHQPELTRRALASVLSQRVDGSVEVVLVVNEADDATVARYRADHPDVVVVAEPTNTGFAGGVVRGIAASSGEVVVLVNNDAVADHGFLDRGLAVLAAAGPRVAAVAATAVLEGRFVPIDPATARSADDLVAADGRRWRRAETGQTLVNGTGVVLDRSGNGRDRDWLRPLDDAPEPAPLFGFSGGAVFLRRGPLTEVGGFDPSLFMYYEDLDVAWRLRLAGYEIRHAPDAVVVHRHAASSGSDSPLVRSQSMRNRLAVVLRNASAGFALRVVVRTAGRLVRDLLRPASAQLTPAAWWRLCREAPAVLRHARRARRADGFDAAARRRVEAALAPDV from the coding sequence GTGGACGTCTCCGTGGTCATCATCGACTGGCACCAGCCCGAGCTCACCCGGCGGGCCCTCGCGTCCGTGCTGTCGCAGCGCGTCGACGGCTCGGTCGAGGTGGTGCTCGTCGTCAACGAGGCCGACGACGCGACGGTCGCTCGGTACCGTGCCGACCACCCCGACGTCGTCGTCGTGGCCGAGCCGACGAACACCGGGTTCGCGGGCGGGGTCGTCCGGGGGATCGCCGCGTCCTCGGGCGAGGTCGTGGTGCTCGTCAACAACGACGCCGTCGCGGACCACGGGTTCCTCGACCGTGGGCTCGCCGTGCTCGCGGCGGCCGGGCCCCGGGTGGCCGCCGTCGCCGCGACCGCGGTCCTCGAGGGTCGGTTCGTGCCGATCGACCCCGCCACCGCTCGGTCCGCGGACGACCTCGTCGCGGCCGACGGCCGACGCTGGCGGCGGGCCGAGACCGGCCAGACCCTGGTCAACGGCACCGGCGTCGTGCTCGACCGGTCCGGCAACGGTCGTGACCGCGACTGGCTCCGCCCGCTCGACGACGCCCCGGAGCCCGCACCCCTGTTCGGGTTCTCCGGGGGCGCGGTGTTCCTGCGGCGGGGGCCGCTCACCGAGGTCGGTGGCTTCGACCCGTCCCTCTTCATGTACTACGAGGACCTCGACGTCGCGTGGCGCCTCCGACTCGCGGGCTACGAGATCCGGCACGCCCCGGACGCGGTGGTGGTGCACCGCCACGCGGCCAGCTCCGGCAGCGACTCGCCACTCGTGCGCTCCCAGAGCATGCGGAACCGGCTCGCGGTCGTGCTCCGGAACGCCTCGGCGGGCTTCGCCCTCCGGGTGGTCGTCCGGACCGCGGGTCGCCTCGTCCGCGACCTCCTGCGGCCGGCCTCGGCGCAACTCACGCCCGCAGCGTGGTGGCGACTGTGCCGGGAGGCCCCTGCGGTGCTCCGCCACGCACGTCGCGCCCGCCGTGCCGACGGGTTCGACGCAGCAGCGCGTCGGCGGGTGGAAGCGGCCCTCGCTCCCGACGTCTGA